In a genomic window of Babylonia areolata isolate BAREFJ2019XMU chromosome 3, ASM4173473v1, whole genome shotgun sequence:
- the LOC143280003 gene encoding uncharacterized protein LOC143280003, producing MMSIIQSMVGGVALVVVVAMLWCQTISCQEFEDLGGCEDRPCVQGVCTPLWQGQYHCSCTPGYSGKNCSDLTEPCLLNLCYNGATCQPSGSDFSCSCADGFMGERCETEMRPCDSSPCLNGATCTNAGAEFSCECPHGYYGQRCENITDLCQSSPCRNGGVCMSEGGGFTCRCPEDRAGQYCERKQFCYEKTPDPCKNNGICMPPFFIGDNATCICLPGFSGSRCEVNVDDCTDSPCQNDGTCLDGINSFTCECSALFTGDDCSEPVNPDPCEQNLCQNGGYCCSLGKQGCSPDLAEGDYQCFCQDGFTGNHCEEVIGPCIQNPCQNRGFCTRSEDTYHCTCPMTFGGVNCQEPAPCASQPCLNGALCIPEGSSFTCNCQGLAFGPYCQFSERCAEDSCGNGGTCSETVTGLSCDCTPLFTGTRCETAMPCQSAPCQNGGNCTDLSLTEFHCQCPEGFTGTVCESELPCRSQPCLNEGTCENNGTAGFMCYCTSDFTGTVCETRLGCDSSPCLNNGQCITSLDGYFCSCPLSHEGARCETYLPCTSNPCYYKAKCVDVDNSTFTCMCPEGYSGELCQTYLPCTTEPCLNGGTCMDLRSSYSCNCTDLYTGPRCEIFNPCASFPCQNGGLCSNRGDDFHCQCPVAFTGKKCESSLQPCASQPCQNGGTCRSNGTKFTCDCPPTSAGNLCQTFIPCGSSPCQNGGFCHSAINTYTCQCAIHYTGRDCEVAMPCASQPCVNGTCVDQESGDYTCECLPNYTGRNCDEHVSSCNADVCVNGDCVQQEEGDEQCVCREGFTGSSCEIEEMACQSQPCQNGGTCQNLGSTFSCLCPANFTGLRCEATLPPCTFTPCHPSATCVDQEGGNYTCVCPPGLEGPTCHQVVSPCDSGPCRNNATCVSSAPPEFECQCTPAYTGQLCETVLGSCISSPCLNKGTCEMSETGFVCVCLPPYTGVSCEDIVATCDPDPCEGRGECFTDEWGAYCQCDSQYQGLFCELPRGNVCQSNTCQNGGTCTNKAGTAVCQCPTGFSGEFCTTEVMTCDEDPCNGGYCMSLYNNKATCLCPPGQRGPTCSDEWPQL from the exons ATGATGAGCATCATTCAGAGCATGGTTGGGGGAGTTGCCCTGGTTGTGGTTGTTGCCATGCTGTGGTGCCAGACTATTTCTTGTCAAGAGTTTG aggaCCTGGGTGGGTGTGAGGACAGGCCctgtgtgcaaggtgtgtgtaCACCTCTGTGGCAGGGCCAGTATCACTGCAGCTGCACTCCAG GTTACAGCGGCAAGAACTGTTCAGACCTGACTGAGCCATGCCTTCTGAATCTGTGCTACAATGGAGCAACGTGTCAG CCCAGTGGTTCAGATTTCAGCTGTAGCTGTGCAGACGGATTCATGGGCGAGCGTTGTGAGACAGAAATGCGACCCTGCGATAGTTCCCCCTGTCTGAATGGTGCCACCTGTACCAATGCCGGAgctgagttcagctgtgaatgtCCTCATGGATATTATG gaCAGCGGTGTGAGAACATCACAGACCTGTGTCAATCCAGCCCCTGTCGCAACGGAGGGGTGTGTATGTCCGAGGGGGGCGGCTTCACATGTCGCTGTCCAGAGGACAGGGCCGGCCAGTACTGTGAGCGAAAGCAGTTCTGCTATGAAA AGACACCAGACCCATGCAAGAACAATGGTATTTGCATGCCGCCCTTCTTTATCGGCGACAATGCCACGTGTATCTGTCTCCCTGGGTTCTCAGGCAGCCGCTGTGAGGTCAATGTGGATGACTGCACTGACTCACCCTGTCAGAACgacg GCACCTGTCTCGATGGCATCAACAGCTTCACCTGCGAATGCAGCGCCCTCTTCACAGGAGATGACTGCTCTGAGCCTGTGAACCCTGACCCCTGTGAGCAGAACCTGTGTCAGAATGGTGGCTACTGCTGCTCTCTGGGCAAACAGGGCTGCTCTCCTGACTTGGCTGAGGGAGACTACCAGTGCTTCTGTCAGGACGGCTTCACCG GAAATCACTGTGAAGAAGTCATCGGCCCCTGCATTCAGAACCCCTGTCAGAACAGAGGCTTCTGCACACGCTCAGAGGACACTTACCACTGCACCTGCCCCATGACCTTCGGAGGGGTCAACTGCCAGGAACCAGCCCCCTGTGCTAGCCAGCCATGCTTGAACGGCGCCTTATGTATACCTGAGGGCAGCAGTTTCACCTGCAACTGTCAAGGTCTGGCGTTTGGTCCCTACTGTCAGTTTTCGGAGCGGTGTGCCGAGGACAGCTGTGGGAACGGAGGGACGTGTTCAGAGACTGTGACGGGACTGTCCTGTGACTGCACTCCCTTGTTCACCGGCACTAGGTGTGAGACTGCCATGCCGTGTCAGTCTGCTCCATGCCAGAATGGCGGGAACTGCACGGACCTGTCCCTGACGGAGTTCCACTGCCAGTGCCCTGAAGGCTTCACGGGCACCGTGTGTGAAAGTGAGCTGCCATGTAGGAGCCAGCCGTGCTTGAATGAAGGCACATGTGAGAACAACGGAACTGCGGGCTTTATGTGTTACTGCACCAGCGATTTCACAGGGACGGTGTGTGAAACTCGCCTTGGCTGTGACAGCAGCCCCTGTCTGAACAACGGGCAGTGCATCACATCTTTGGATGGCTATTTCTGCTCCTGTCCCCTTTCTCATGAAGGCGCTCGCTGCGAGACTTATCTCCCTTGCACAAGCAACCCCTGCTATTATAAAGCAAAATGTGTCGATGTTGACAACTCTACGTTCACGTGCATGTGTCCAGAAG GCTATTCGGGAGAGCTGTGCCAAACGTACTTACCCTGCACAACAGAGCCATGTTTGAACGGCGGCACGTGCATGGACCTGAGAAGTTCCTATAGCTGCAACTGCACAGATTTGTACACAGGGCCCCGCTGTGAGATCTTCAACCCGTGCGCGTCTTTCCCCTGCCAGAACGGGGGTCTGTGCAGTAACAGGGGAGACGATTTCCACTGCCAGTGTCCTGTGGCGTTTACAG GAAAGAAGTGTGAGTCATCCCTTCAGCCCTGTGCCAGCCAGCCCTGTCAGAACGGCGGTACCTGTCGCTCCAACGGAACCAAGTTCACCTGCGACTGCCCGCCCACCAGTGCCGGCAATTTGTGCCAGACCTTCATTCCCTGCGGGAGCTCCCCCTGTCAGAACGGCGGCTTCTGCCACAGCGCCATCAACACATACACGTGTCAGTGCGCCATCCACTACACAGGCAGGGACTGCGAGGTCGCGATGCCCTGCGCCTCTCAACCCTGTGTCAACGGTACCTGTGTCGATCAGGAGAGCGGGGACTACACGTGTGAATGTCTGCCAAACTACACAGGCCGCAATTGTGATGAGCACGTGTCGTCATGCAACGCTGACGTGTGTGTCAATGGGGACTGCGTGcaacaggaggagggggacgagcagtgtgtgtgtcgaGAGGGGTTCACTG GGAGCAGCTGTGAGATAGAGGAGATGGCGTGTCAGTCGCAGCCCTGCCAGAACGGGGGCACCTGCCAGAACCTGGGCTCCACCTTCTCCTGCCTGTGCCCCGCCAACTTCACAGGGCTGCGCTGCGAGGCGACCCTCCCCCCATGCACCTTcaccccctgccacccctccGCCACCTGCGTGGACCAGGAGGGGGGCAACTACACCTGCGTGTGCCCCCCAGGGCTGGAGGGCCCCACCTGTCACCAGGTGGTGTCACCCTGCGACAGTGGCCCCTGCCGGAACAACGCCACCTGCGTCAGCAGCGCTCCCCCAGAGTTTGAGTGTCAGTGCACTCCTGCCTATACTG GTCAGCTGTGTGAGACAGTGCTGGGGTCCTGCATCAGCTCCCCATGCCTGAACAAGGGAACCTGTGAGATGTCGGAGACTGGCTTCGTCTGCGTCTGCCTCCCACCCTACACAG GTGTCAGCTGTGAAGACATCGTGGCTACCTGTGACCCTGACCCCTGCGAGGGGCGTGGAGAATGCTTCACGGACGAGTGGGGGGCGTACTGTCAGTGCGACTCGCAGTACCAGGGCCTGTTTTGTGAGCTGCCCAGAG GAAATGTGTGTCAGTCCAACACGTGTCAGAATGGGGGGACGTGTACAAACAAGGCAGGAACCGCTGTGTGCCAATGCCCCACTGGATTTTCT GGGGAGTTTTGTACCACAGAGGTGATGACGTGCGATGAAGACCCATGCAACGGAGGTTACTGTATGAGTCTGTACAACAACAAGGCCACCTGCCTCTGCCCTCCAGGCCAGAGAGGGCCCACCTGTAGCGATGAATGGCCACAACTTTGA